A genomic segment from bacterium encodes:
- a CDS encoding DUF4242 domain-containing protein: MPRYMVERTFPAGLEIPMTEQGAQACLSVVGKNGVEGVTWVHSYVSTDKKKTFCIYDGPNPDAIRRAAQANGLPVDSVTQVSVLDPYFYK, from the coding sequence ATGCCCCGGTACATGGTGGAACGGACATTTCCCGCCGGTCTGGAGATCCCAATGACCGAGCAAGGCGCGCAGGCATGCCTGAGCGTCGTCGGCAAGAACGGCGTCGAAGGGGTCACCTGGGTGCATTCCTATGTGAGCACGGACAAGAAGAAAACGTTCTGCATCTACGACGGACCAAACCCGGACGCCATTCGGCGCGCCGCACAGGCCAACGGCCTGCCCGTCGACAGCGTCACGCAGGTAAGCGTTCTCGATCCGTACTTCTACAAGTAA
- a CDS encoding ABC transporter ATP-binding protein: MSLLEVRDLVTAYGTIEALHGPSFHVEEGEIVALPGANGAGKTTALRTISGLLRPRSGEIRFAGRRIDHQPAHEIVRLGLTQVPEGRWIFSLMTVEENLKLGAYIEAGVPRGGLDRVFTLFPRLAERRTQLAGTLSGGEQQMLAMARALMTKPRLLLLDEPSMGLAPVLVRLIFEKIAEINREGTTVLLVEQNANAALRLAQRAYVLENGRVVLEGPAADLARNEAVRRAYLGIGARGG, from the coding sequence ATGAGTCTCCTCGAGGTCCGCGACCTCGTCACGGCGTACGGCACCATCGAGGCCCTGCACGGGCCGTCGTTCCACGTCGAGGAGGGCGAGATCGTCGCGCTGCCCGGCGCGAACGGCGCGGGCAAGACCACGGCGCTGCGGACGATCTCGGGGCTGCTGCGCCCCCGGTCCGGCGAGATCCGGTTCGCGGGACGGCGGATCGACCACCAGCCGGCCCACGAGATCGTGCGCCTCGGACTCACGCAGGTGCCCGAGGGCCGGTGGATCTTCTCGCTCATGACCGTCGAAGAAAACCTAAAATTGGGCGCCTATATCGAGGCCGGGGTGCCGCGCGGGGGGCTCGACCGCGTCTTCACGCTCTTCCCGCGCCTTGCGGAGCGGCGGACCCAGCTGGCCGGGACGCTCTCCGGCGGCGAGCAGCAGATGCTGGCGATGGCGCGGGCGCTCATGACCAAGCCGCGCCTCTTGCTGCTGGACGAGCCGTCGATGGGGCTCGCGCCGGTGCTGGTCCGTCTGATCTTCGAGAAGATCGCCGAAATCAACCGCGAAGGCACGACCGTTCTGCTCGTCGAGCAGAACGCGAACGCCGCGCTCCGGCTCGCGCAGCGGGCCTACGTCCTCGAAAACGGCCGCGTCGTGCTCGAGGGCCCGGCGGCCGACCTGGCCCGCAACGAGGCGGTCCGCCGTGCCTACCTCGGCATCGGGGCGCGCGGCGGCTGA
- a CDS encoding xanthine dehydrogenase family protein molybdopterin-binding subunit, with amino-acid sequence MDSRRLDQYRVVGRPQPRFDAVDKIRGATRYAADWELPGMLSGAILRALYASARIRRLDIARARRLPGVAAVLTAGDVPHNAVEEDPTGIGLIRFATPVLAADRVCYQGEPVALVAADSPEHAHAALEAIDVDYEPLAGVFDAEGALAAGAPRVHPDRDNVLVHWTLRRGDAAEAFRQAHAVVEHTYRTQRVDHAYLEPEAGVAWIDAHGVVNIRASSQVIEHFREIAEMLGVPHNRVRVVAPFLGGGFGGKEDMTVEPHLALLAWKTGQPVRMVWTRYESLLARPKRHPFAMRYKTGAARDGRLVAQEISLIADSGPYPLLSPRVLFAALVTGCGPYRIPNVAIDARAVFTNNVPSSAMRGFGAMQVTFAYESQMNALAERLGLTPEEIRTRNFLSKGDALPTGERVETHVALPEVMRRAQAALGERSRPSGPQARIGRGFACNIQPYGRTVWFRDRASAWLGFEADGSLVIRTGVPDLGGGQSAALAQIAAEVLGVSLERITVHVGDSALTPLSGGTFATRQLYMSGNAVLRGSRELREQVAPVAAALLEAAEADLEFADDHVGVAGSPDRRVTLAKMVVECGRRGVPAAHLATFYAEQAPPVDLATGQGRTFPDFTYGCHAAEVEVDGETGAVRLLKYAACHDVGRAINPQSVEGQIQGGAVMGIGQALTEEIVVESGSNMSTLFASYLIPSALDLPDVRAVVVESGEGKGPFSARGIGEPPTGPPPAAIAGAIHDATGARLTDLPITPERVLRALEADGRPGRDERRD; translated from the coding sequence GTGGATAGCCGGCGCCTAGATCAGTATCGGGTCGTCGGCAGGCCGCAGCCCCGCTTCGACGCGGTCGACAAGATCCGCGGCGCCACCCGCTACGCCGCGGACTGGGAGCTGCCGGGCATGCTGTCCGGCGCGATCCTGAGAGCGCTCTACGCGTCGGCCCGGATTCGCCGGCTCGACATCGCGAGGGCCCGCAGGCTGCCTGGCGTCGCCGCGGTGCTGACCGCGGGCGACGTTCCGCACAACGCGGTCGAGGAAGACCCGACCGGCATCGGCCTCATCCGGTTCGCGACGCCCGTCCTCGCGGCGGATCGGGTGTGCTACCAGGGAGAGCCGGTCGCACTGGTCGCGGCGGACTCTCCCGAGCACGCCCACGCGGCGCTCGAAGCGATCGACGTCGACTACGAGCCGCTGGCGGGCGTCTTCGACGCCGAAGGCGCGCTCGCCGCGGGCGCGCCCCGCGTGCATCCCGATCGCGACAACGTCCTCGTGCATTGGACGCTCCGGCGCGGCGACGCCGCCGAGGCCTTCCGGCAGGCGCACGCCGTCGTGGAGCACACCTACCGGACGCAGCGCGTCGACCACGCCTACCTCGAACCGGAAGCGGGCGTCGCCTGGATCGACGCGCACGGCGTCGTCAACATCCGCGCGTCGTCGCAGGTGATCGAGCACTTCCGCGAGATCGCCGAGATGTTGGGCGTTCCGCACAACCGCGTGCGCGTGGTGGCGCCGTTCCTCGGCGGCGGCTTCGGCGGCAAGGAAGACATGACCGTCGAGCCCCACCTCGCGCTGCTCGCGTGGAAGACGGGACAGCCGGTCCGCATGGTCTGGACCCGCTACGAGTCGCTGCTCGCCCGGCCGAAGCGGCACCCGTTCGCGATGCGGTACAAGACCGGCGCCGCGCGCGACGGCCGCCTCGTCGCGCAGGAGATCTCGCTGATCGCCGACTCCGGCCCCTATCCCCTGCTCAGCCCGCGCGTCCTGTTCGCGGCCCTCGTCACGGGCTGTGGCCCGTACCGGATCCCCAACGTCGCGATCGACGCGCGCGCCGTCTTCACGAACAACGTACCGTCGAGCGCGATGCGCGGGTTCGGGGCGATGCAGGTCACCTTCGCCTATGAGTCCCAGATGAACGCCCTGGCGGAACGGCTCGGCCTGACTCCGGAGGAGATCCGCACGCGCAACTTCTTGTCGAAAGGCGACGCGCTCCCGACCGGCGAGCGCGTGGAGACCCATGTCGCCCTGCCGGAGGTGATGCGCCGGGCGCAGGCGGCGCTCGGCGAGCGCAGCCGGCCGTCGGGGCCCCAGGCGAGGATCGGACGCGGCTTCGCCTGCAACATCCAGCCGTACGGCCGCACCGTCTGGTTCCGGGACCGCGCGAGCGCCTGGCTCGGCTTCGAGGCCGACGGCTCGCTGGTCATCCGCACGGGGGTCCCCGACCTCGGGGGCGGGCAGTCCGCCGCGCTCGCCCAGATCGCCGCGGAGGTGCTCGGGGTTTCGCTCGAGCGCATCACCGTGCACGTCGGCGACAGCGCGCTGACCCCGCTCTCCGGCGGCACGTTCGCCACACGGCAGCTCTACATGTCCGGCAACGCGGTGCTGCGTGGCTCGCGCGAGCTGCGGGAGCAGGTCGCGCCGGTCGCCGCCGCGCTACTCGAAGCCGCGGAGGCGGACCTCGAGTTCGCCGACGACCACGTAGGCGTGGCGGGCAGCCCGGACCGCCGGGTCACCCTGGCCAAGATGGTCGTGGAGTGCGGGCGGCGCGGCGTTCCCGCGGCGCACCTCGCGACGTTCTACGCGGAGCAGGCGCCGCCGGTCGATCTCGCGACCGGACAGGGCCGCACCTTCCCGGACTTCACCTACGGGTGCCACGCCGCGGAGGTCGAGGTGGACGGGGAGACGGGCGCGGTGCGCCTGCTCAAGTACGCCGCGTGCCACGACGTGGGCCGGGCGATCAACCCGCAGAGCGTCGAGGGCCAGATCCAGGGCGGCGCGGTCATGGGAATCGGCCAGGCGCTCACGGAAGAGATCGTGGTCGAAAGCGGCAGCAACATGAGCACGCTCTTTGCGAGCTACCTGATCCCCTCGGCGCTCGACCTGCCGGACGTCCGGGCGGTCGTGGTCGAATCCGGCGAGGGGAAAGGGCCGTTTTCAGCGCGGGGGATCGGCGAGCCGCCGACCGGGCCACCGCCGGCCGCGATCGCCGGCGCGATCCACGACGCCACCGGCGCGCGCCTGACGGACCTGCCGATCACGCCCGAGCGGGTGCTACGCGCGCTCGAGGCGGACGGCCGTCCGGGCCGTGACGAAAGGAGAGATTGA
- a CDS encoding 5-oxoprolinase subunit PxpA has product MTAASRRVDISADMGESLGRWPMGGDEEIAPYLTSAHIACGFHASDPATIRKTVELLHRHRVAIGAHPGYQDLIGFGRHKMDLTPQEVDDLVLYQVAAVRGMVEAFGGRLQHVKPHGALYNVAEVDEGCAGAIAAAVKRIDPHLAVVATPASQLAGQCRTAGLRVAREFFLDRGYMADGTLASRRRPDAMLMDPDEMCRRAVGAVRDGRVPTVDGKTVEVQVDTICLHGDHAPSRAAVRKLRGMLEQAGVEVSALGTWIAGA; this is encoded by the coding sequence ATGACGGCAGCGTCGCGGCGCGTCGATATCTCCGCGGACATGGGGGAATCCCTTGGACGGTGGCCGATGGGAGGGGACGAGGAGATCGCCCCCTACCTCACGTCCGCGCACATCGCGTGCGGCTTTCACGCCAGCGATCCGGCGACGATCCGCAAGACCGTCGAGCTGCTGCACCGCCACCGGGTCGCGATCGGCGCGCATCCGGGCTACCAGGACCTCATCGGCTTCGGCCGGCACAAAATGGACCTGACGCCGCAGGAAGTGGACGACCTCGTCCTCTACCAGGTCGCGGCGGTACGCGGCATGGTAGAGGCGTTCGGCGGGCGGCTGCAGCACGTGAAGCCCCACGGCGCGCTCTATAATGTCGCGGAAGTCGACGAAGGCTGCGCGGGCGCCATCGCGGCGGCGGTGAAGCGCATCGACCCCCACCTCGCCGTCGTGGCCACGCCGGCGTCACAGCTGGCGGGGCAGTGCCGCACCGCGGGACTGCGCGTGGCGCGCGAGTTCTTCCTGGACCGCGGCTACATGGCGGACGGCACCTTGGCGAGCCGGCGGCGGCCCGACGCGATGCTGATGGACCCGGACGAGATGTGCCGCCGCGCGGTCGGCGCCGTCCGCGACGGACGGGTGCCGACCGTGGACGGAAAGACCGTCGAGGTGCAGGTCGACACCATCTGCCTCCACGGCGACCACGCGCCGTCGCGCGCGGCCGTGCGGAAGCTGCGGGGAATGCTCGAACAGGCCGGCGTCGAGGTGTCGGCTCTCGGCACGTGGATAGCCGGCGCCTAG
- a CDS encoding urea carboxylase-associated family protein, translating to MPEPPPLYDRGPGTPLDVDRKFYGRLAREVGGRTPVERFVIPIRSGRAWTVPAGHLCRMICVDGPQVGDFNAWNLTNPRERFWASRTRQLHGSHVTTFDRLWSCLPYLRPMLTITADTINYGVDEDGAGCHDLLGTRCDPYVTKMLNGEEFDLTCHSNLTRAVAAYHLTELDVHDVLNVFMVTGLRKDGRYFAKSCPAKQGDYFEFFAEMDLLCALSTCPGGDISKPIFGPHRADPLSVCRPLAVEVSRPAPTLLEGWAPRGPVDYRGGHGLRSPESAAR from the coding sequence ATGCCCGAACCCCCGCCACTGTACGATCGCGGACCCGGCACGCCGCTCGACGTCGACCGGAAGTTCTATGGGCGGCTGGCGCGCGAGGTAGGCGGCCGGACGCCCGTCGAGCGGTTCGTGATTCCGATTCGGTCCGGGCGCGCCTGGACCGTGCCGGCCGGCCACCTCTGCCGCATGATCTGCGTCGACGGCCCGCAGGTCGGCGATTTCAACGCCTGGAATTTGACGAACCCGCGCGAGCGGTTCTGGGCGTCGCGCACCCGGCAGCTGCACGGGTCGCATGTGACGACGTTCGACCGGCTCTGGTCCTGCCTGCCGTACCTGCGCCCGATGTTGACGATCACGGCGGATACGATCAACTACGGCGTCGACGAGGACGGAGCGGGCTGCCACGACCTGCTCGGCACGCGGTGTGATCCGTACGTGACCAAGATGCTGAACGGCGAGGAATTCGATCTGACCTGCCATTCCAACCTGACCCGCGCCGTGGCTGCGTACCATCTCACGGAGCTGGACGTCCACGACGTGCTCAACGTGTTCATGGTGACCGGCCTGCGGAAAGACGGCCGCTACTTCGCGAAGTCCTGTCCGGCGAAGCAGGGCGACTATTTCGAGTTCTTCGCGGAGATGGATCTCTTGTGCGCGCTGTCCACCTGCCCGGGCGGGGACATCTCGAAGCCGATCTTCGGCCCGCATCGCGCCGATCCGCTGTCGGTCTGCCGGCCGCTCGCCGTCGAGGTGTCGCGGCCGGCCCCGACACTGCTCGAGGGCTGGGCGCCCCGCGGGCCCGTCGACTACCGGGGAGGGCACGGGCTTCGGTCGCCCGAATCGGCGGCGCGCTGA
- a CDS encoding CoA-transferase, translating into MTETAGYTASELLTVAASRLLADGKVVFAGVGTPLLASALARATHAPGLTIVIEGGSIGLEVAPGSLPISTNEMRGARRAVALPSITQIFLYAQRGFFDYGFLGGAQIDPYGNINTSVIGPIERPKVRLPGSGGACDIACLCREIMIVTRHERRRFVERLDFLTSPGQIGGEGARRGAGLLFGRVTAVLTDLALMDFDPASGRMRIAALQPGVEPSQVKEQTGFDLGAAANGRRLEPPAEHELRALRGLDPERVFL; encoded by the coding sequence GTGACCGAAACGGCCGGCTACACCGCCTCCGAACTGCTCACCGTCGCGGCGAGCCGTCTGCTCGCGGACGGCAAAGTCGTGTTCGCGGGCGTCGGCACGCCGCTGCTCGCCTCGGCCCTCGCGCGTGCGACGCATGCGCCCGGCCTGACCATCGTCATCGAGGGCGGTTCGATCGGCCTCGAGGTCGCGCCCGGCAGCCTGCCGATCTCCACCAACGAGATGCGCGGCGCGCGGCGGGCCGTCGCGCTGCCGTCGATCACGCAGATCTTCCTGTACGCGCAGCGCGGCTTCTTCGACTACGGCTTCCTCGGCGGGGCCCAGATCGACCCGTACGGCAACATCAACACCAGCGTCATCGGTCCGATCGAACGGCCCAAAGTGCGCCTCCCGGGCAGCGGCGGCGCCTGCGACATCGCCTGCCTCTGCCGGGAGATCATGATCGTCACCCGGCACGAGCGGCGCCGGTTCGTCGAGCGGCTCGATTTCCTGACAAGCCCCGGCCAGATCGGCGGTGAGGGCGCCCGCCGCGGCGCCGGACTCCTGTTCGGGCGGGTGACCGCCGTGCTGACCGACCTCGCGCTCATGGACTTCGATCCCGCGTCCGGCCGGATGCGCATCGCGGCGTTGCAGCCGGGCGTGGAACCGAGTCAGGTGAAGGAGCAGACCGGCTTCGACCTCGGGGCGGCGGCGAACGGCCGGCGCCTCGAGCCGCCGGCCGAGCATGAGCTTCGCGCGCTCCGCGGCCTGGACCCCGAACGCGTGTTTCTCTAG
- a CDS encoding ABC transporter ATP-binding protein has product MTAVSRPPDVGTGAILGVEHLTMRFGGLVAVSDVSFDVGLREILSIIGPNGAGKTTVFNCITGFLRPTAGRIAFEGNNLTGLRPDLVVRHGIARTFQMIRLFPDLGVDENVMIGLHGRIHAGTLDSLLHTPLHRREEAWVRDETRRWLAFVGLEGRASRLARELAYGDQRRLEIARALATAPRLLILDEPASGMNPAEKAGLVQLVSQIRDSGVTVLLIEHDMSVVMGISDRIIVLDHGVQIAEGSPDQIQRDSKVIEAYLGREDGE; this is encoded by the coding sequence GTGACGGCCGTCTCGCGGCCGCCGGACGTGGGGACCGGCGCGATTCTGGGCGTCGAGCACCTCACGATGCGCTTCGGCGGCCTCGTCGCCGTCTCGGACGTCTCGTTCGACGTCGGGCTCCGTGAGATCCTCAGTATCATCGGACCGAACGGCGCGGGCAAGACGACGGTGTTCAACTGCATTACGGGCTTCCTCCGGCCGACCGCGGGGCGGATCGCGTTCGAGGGCAACAACCTCACCGGGCTGCGTCCGGACCTCGTCGTGCGGCACGGGATCGCGCGGACCTTTCAGATGATCCGTCTTTTCCCCGACCTCGGCGTGGACGAAAACGTGATGATCGGCCTCCACGGCCGGATCCACGCCGGCACGCTCGACTCGCTGCTCCACACGCCGCTGCACCGGCGTGAAGAGGCCTGGGTGCGGGACGAGACCCGCCGCTGGCTGGCGTTCGTGGGGCTGGAAGGCCGCGCGAGCCGGCTCGCGCGCGAGTTGGCGTACGGGGACCAGCGGCGCCTCGAGATCGCGCGGGCGCTCGCGACGGCGCCGCGCCTGCTGATCCTCGACGAGCCGGCGAGCGGCATGAACCCTGCGGAGAAGGCCGGGCTCGTGCAGCTCGTCAGCCAGATCCGCGATTCCGGGGTCACCGTGTTGCTGATCGAGCACGACATGAGCGTCGTGATGGGCATCAGCGACCGCATCATCGTGCTGGATCACGGCGTGCAGATCGCGGAAGGCTCGCCGGACCAGATCCAGCGCGACTCCAAGGTCATCGAGGCCTACCTCGGGCGCGAGGACGGCGAATGA
- a CDS encoding CoA-transferase — protein MPERPARTFVEARRGIEAKNKAPRDKRLPLAAAAALVRDGEHIAIGGCLYSRTPTLLLREVLRRRPRDVVLSRSLMCYESELFLAAGACREIVTSWVGIGLPWGLSRIVREFVEGGRARFEEWSHLAIGMRYHAAAMGVPFLPTLSMLGSDLMRTTGAKTMTCPFTGEPLCLIPALFPDVALIHVHRADRFGNAQIDGYPHMDADIAAAAQTVVLSAEEIVDPDEIRRTADRTVIPFFAVDAVVEAPYGAYPHEMYGRYDADLEHIDAYAKRVAAEGVAGVRAYLDEWVYGPETAEAYFAKFGADRLERQRRVARDLTGRDP, from the coding sequence ATGCCTGAGCGGCCCGCGCGCACCTTCGTCGAGGCGCGCCGCGGGATCGAGGCCAAGAACAAGGCGCCGCGGGACAAGCGGTTGCCGCTCGCCGCCGCGGCCGCCCTAGTGCGCGACGGCGAGCACATCGCAATCGGCGGCTGCCTCTACTCGAGAACGCCGACGCTGCTGTTGCGGGAGGTGCTGCGCCGGCGTCCCCGCGACGTGGTGCTCTCCCGCAGCCTGATGTGCTACGAGAGCGAGCTGTTTCTCGCGGCGGGCGCCTGCCGCGAGATCGTGACGAGTTGGGTCGGGATCGGGCTGCCGTGGGGCCTGTCGCGGATCGTGCGCGAGTTCGTCGAGGGCGGCCGGGCGCGATTCGAAGAATGGAGCCACCTCGCGATCGGCATGCGTTACCACGCCGCCGCGATGGGCGTCCCGTTCCTCCCCACCCTCTCGATGCTCGGCTCCGATCTGATGCGCACCACCGGCGCGAAGACGATGACCTGCCCCTTCACCGGAGAGCCGCTGTGCCTCATCCCGGCGCTCTTCCCCGACGTGGCGCTGATCCACGTCCACCGCGCGGACCGCTTCGGGAACGCGCAGATCGACGGCTATCCGCACATGGACGCCGACATCGCCGCGGCCGCGCAGACCGTCGTGCTGAGCGCCGAGGAGATCGTGGACCCCGACGAGATCCGGCGCACCGCGGACCGCACCGTCATCCCTTTCTTCGCCGTCGACGCGGTGGTCGAAGCGCCGTACGGCGCCTACCCGCACGAGATGTACGGGCGGTACGACGCTGACCTCGAGCACATCGACGCCTACGCGAAGCGCGTCGCCGCGGAGGGCGTCGCCGGAGTCCGCGCCTACCTCGACGAGTGGGTCTACGGACCGGAGACCGCGGAAGCGTACTTCGCCAAGTTCGGCGCGGACCGGCTCGAGCGGCAGCGCCGGGTGGCGCGCGACCTCACCGGCAGGGACCCGTGA
- a CDS encoding thiamine pyrophosphate-dependent dehydrogenase E1 component subunit alpha, giving the protein MTDDTRTRTSAAAAPDLAPGDLERLYRYMVLQRLAEERVVKLYQTGQIVGACFTGWGHEAIAVGAAAALGPDDVAATLHRDLGARLVLGMPLGYYFANFLGRTGSPTRGREGNLHIGGLGPRILLHTDFVGGNVPIAAGAALGFQVRGEPRVALANFGEGTLATGEFHEAANLAAVLRLPLVLVCWNNQFALSTPLAREIAGPLDVRMAAYGMRACSVDGNDVLAVYGAAREAVDRARSGGGPSFIEGRTMRVRGHSEADDASYVPKAMIEEGRRRDPIEQFAGHLVESGAVTAARLAGLRADAQAEVDDAQAWAEASPPPDPAELEQGVYCEATPWP; this is encoded by the coding sequence ATGACCGACGACACACGCACGCGCACCTCCGCAGCGGCCGCGCCCGATCTCGCGCCGGGCGATCTCGAGCGCCTCTACCGTTACATGGTGCTTCAGCGGCTCGCCGAGGAACGGGTCGTCAAGCTGTATCAGACGGGCCAGATCGTCGGCGCCTGCTTCACCGGCTGGGGCCACGAGGCGATCGCCGTCGGCGCCGCGGCCGCGCTCGGACCGGACGACGTCGCCGCCACGCTGCACCGGGACCTCGGAGCCCGGCTCGTACTGGGCATGCCGCTCGGCTACTACTTCGCGAACTTCCTCGGCCGCACAGGCTCGCCGACCCGCGGCCGGGAGGGCAACCTGCACATCGGCGGCCTCGGGCCCCGCATTCTTCTGCACACCGACTTCGTCGGCGGCAACGTTCCGATCGCGGCGGGCGCCGCGCTCGGCTTCCAGGTCCGCGGAGAGCCGCGCGTGGCGCTCGCCAACTTCGGCGAAGGGACGCTCGCCACGGGGGAGTTTCACGAGGCGGCCAACCTCGCGGCGGTGCTGCGGCTGCCGCTCGTGCTCGTCTGCTGGAACAACCAGTTCGCGCTCTCGACCCCGCTCGCGCGCGAGATCGCGGGACCGCTCGACGTCCGGATGGCCGCGTACGGCATGCGTGCGTGCTCCGTCGACGGCAACGACGTGCTCGCGGTCTACGGCGCGGCGCGGGAGGCGGTGGACCGTGCCCGGTCGGGCGGCGGGCCGTCATTCATCGAGGGCCGGACGATGCGGGTGCGGGGGCATTCCGAGGCCGACGACGCGTCGTACGTCCCGAAAGCGATGATCGAGGAAGGCCGCCGGCGGGATCCGATCGAGCAGTTTGCCGGGCACCTTGTGGAGAGCGGGGCCGTCACCGCCGCGCGGCTGGCCGGGCTCCGCGCGGACGCGCAGGCCGAGGTCGACGACGCGCAGGCGTGGGCCGAAGCGAGTCCGCCGCCCGACCCCGCCGAACTGGAGCAGGGCGTGTACTGCGAGGCGACGCCGTGGCCGTAA
- a CDS encoding alpha-ketoacid dehydrogenase subunit beta, translating to MTYIEAIADGLRRAMRADPSVIVFGEDVGVYGGAFKLTKGFVEEFGASRVIDTPICEAAIVGTAVGAALVGMRPVVEMQFADFISNAFTQVVNAAATSSYRAGGCVPMVVRAPCGAGTHGGPFHSQSIEGYFFHTPGLKIVMPSTPADAKGLILGAIADPNPVLYLEHKALYRSQRGEVDEGLTVSPLGHAAVRRPGRDLTVLTYGMMAHRSLEAAERAAADGIEAEVIDLRTLLPLDLETISESVARTSRALIVHEDRLRGGIGAEIAAYLGEHLFTSLDAPISRIGAPDTPVPYAPPLESAYLPSVDRIHEGIKRLVRW from the coding sequence ATGACCTACATCGAAGCTATTGCCGACGGCCTGCGCCGGGCGATGCGGGCCGATCCGTCGGTCATCGTGTTCGGCGAGGACGTCGGCGTCTACGGCGGCGCGTTCAAGCTGACGAAGGGCTTCGTCGAGGAGTTCGGGGCGTCGCGCGTGATCGACACGCCGATCTGCGAGGCGGCGATTGTCGGGACCGCGGTGGGCGCGGCGCTCGTCGGGATGCGGCCGGTCGTCGAGATGCAGTTCGCGGACTTCATTTCAAACGCGTTCACCCAGGTGGTAAACGCCGCGGCCACGTCGTCCTACCGGGCGGGCGGCTGCGTGCCGATGGTCGTGCGCGCGCCGTGCGGCGCCGGCACCCACGGCGGGCCGTTCCATTCACAGTCGATCGAAGGCTACTTCTTCCACACGCCGGGCCTCAAGATCGTGATGCCGTCGACGCCCGCGGACGCGAAGGGACTCATCCTGGGGGCGATCGCCGATCCCAACCCGGTGCTCTATCTCGAGCACAAGGCGCTGTACCGCTCGCAGCGGGGCGAGGTCGACGAGGGCCTCACGGTCTCGCCGCTCGGCCACGCGGCCGTCCGGCGGCCGGGGCGGGACCTTACCGTGTTGACCTACGGGATGATGGCGCACCGGAGCCTCGAGGCCGCGGAACGCGCGGCCGCCGACGGCATCGAAGCGGAGGTCATCGACCTGCGCACGCTGCTGCCGCTCGATCTCGAGACGATTTCCGAGTCGGTGGCCCGGACCAGCCGCGCCCTGATCGTGCACGAGGACCGCCTGCGCGGCGGCATCGGTGCGGAGATCGCCGCCTACCTCGGCGAGCATCTCTTCACCTCGCTGGACGCTCCCATCTCGCGGATCGGGGCCCCGGACACGCCGGTGCCGTACGCGCCGCCCCTCGAGAGCGCCTACCTGCCGAGCGTGGACCGGATCCACGAGGGAATTAAGCGACTGGTGCGTTGGTAA
- a CDS encoding TIGR03619 family F420-dependent LLM class oxidoreductase, with amino-acid sequence MPEPQFGVALENFTPASVEPSIDRVLAYAAQAEALGFASAWAWDHILLGTRRAFPFLESLATLSALAARTQRLQLGIGVLVLPLRNPVILAKELATIDQMSKGRLVLGLAAGWYEREFQACGIPFAERGRIFVKNFEIMRRLWTEDSVSGSVDGYVFNQAVMLPKPFRRPHPPLFIGGYVDRVLRRVAKYGDGWLTYFYTPETFRATWAKIRGFAEEQGRNPAELRNISQLPICVAGTYEDADRRVKEFIGRYFDVAPWSESTPESAIRGTPAQCAEQLAAHLDAGEEHIVLIPSEYRTDQLEVIARDVLPRLRPGARRVHA; translated from the coding sequence ATGCCGGAACCGCAGTTCGGAGTCGCGCTCGAGAACTTCACGCCCGCCTCGGTCGAGCCGAGCATCGACCGCGTGCTGGCCTACGCGGCCCAGGCCGAGGCGCTGGGCTTCGCCTCGGCCTGGGCCTGGGACCACATCCTCCTCGGCACCCGGCGGGCGTTCCCCTTTCTCGAGTCGCTCGCGACCCTGAGCGCGCTCGCGGCGCGGACGCAGCGCCTGCAGCTCGGTATCGGGGTGCTCGTACTGCCGCTGCGCAATCCGGTCATCCTGGCGAAGGAGCTCGCGACGATCGACCAGATGTCGAAGGGCCGGCTCGTCCTCGGGCTCGCCGCCGGCTGGTACGAGCGCGAGTTTCAGGCCTGCGGCATTCCGTTCGCGGAGCGCGGCCGGATCTTCGTGAAAAACTTCGAGATCATGCGCCGGCTGTGGACCGAGGACAGCGTCAGCGGGTCGGTGGACGGCTACGTCTTCAACCAGGCCGTAATGCTCCCGAAGCCGTTCCGGCGGCCGCACCCGCCGCTGTTCATCGGCGGCTACGTCGACCGCGTGCTGCGGCGGGTGGCCAAGTACGGCGACGGCTGGCTGACCTACTTCTACACGCCGGAGACGTTCCGGGCGACGTGGGCGAAGATCCGCGGCTTTGCCGAGGAGCAGGGCCGCAACCCCGCCGAGCTGCGGAACATCAGCCAGCTCCCGATCTGCGTCGCGGGCACGTACGAGGACGCGGACCGCCGCGTCAAGGAGTTCATCGGCCGCTACTTCGACGTCGCGCCGTGGAGCGAGTCGACGCCGGAGAGCGCGATCCGCGGCACCCCGGCGCAGTGCGCGGAGCAGCTTGCCGCCCACCTCGACGCGGGCGAGGAGCACATCGTCCTGATCCCGTCGGAGTACCGGACGGATCAACTCGAGGTGATCGCGCGCGACGTGCTGCCCCGGCTGCGTCCCGGCGCGAGACGCGTGCATGCCTGA